The Acidobacteriaceae bacterium nucleotide sequence TCACATCCGAGCCGGACGGCTTCGCCACCTCCAGCCTCCGCGTCTCCGTCGACCCTGACCAGAAGCTCACCGTCGCCGACCTCGACGGACACATCCTGCAGCAGGACGTCCTGCCCGTGCAGTGGAGCTCCGACGGTTTCCGTGTCAGCAAGAAGAAGACCGAGGACGACCACTTCTTCGGCCTCGGCGACAAGATGGGACCGCTCGACCGCGTCGGCGAAACCTTCACCATGTGGAACACCGACAACTTCGGCTTCCAGGAGTCCACCGACCCCATCTACAAGTCCATCCCCTTCTTTTTGGAGATGCACGGCGGCCGCACCATCGGTGTCCTCTTTGACAACACCTTCCGCACCTTCTTTGACTTTGGCCGCGAGCGCAACGACCGCTACACCTTCTCCGCTCCCGCTGGCCCGCTCGACTACTACCTGCTCTACGGCCCTGAGCCCAAGCAGGTCGTCGAAGACTACGCCTGGCTCACCGGCCCCACGCCGCTCCCGCCGCTCTGGGCGCTCGGCTTCCAGCAGTCGCGCTACTCCTACTACCCGCAGTCCATGGTCGAAGACGTCGCCGCTCATCTCCGCCGCGACAAAATCCCGACCGACGTTCTCTGGCTGGACATCGACTTCCAGGACCGCAACCGTCCGTTCACCGTCGACAAATCGCGCTTCCCGGACATGAAGGGCCTGCTCGGCAACCTCGATAAGGACGGCTTCAAGACGATCCTCATCACCGATCTCCACATCGCTCACGTCACCGATGGCACCTACCTGCCCTACACCTCCGGCCACGCGGGCGACCACTTCGTCCACGAGAACGGCAAGGAGTACGTCGGCCCCGTCTGGCCCGGCCCCTCCGTCTTCCCTGACTTCACCCAGGCCTCCTCCCGCAAATGGTGGGGAACGCTCTTCGCGGAGTTCCTCAACGACGGCGCTGCTGGCTTCTGGAACGACATGAACGAGCCAGCCGTCTTCCGTTACCCGTCCAAGACCATGCCCGACGACGTCGAACACCGCATCTCCGGTAACGAAGCGCAGGGCTTTGCGCCGCGCACCGCCTTCCACCCCGAGATCCACAACGTCTTCGGCATGGAGAACTCGCGCGCCACCATGGAAGGCCTGCTGACGCTCCGGCCGAACCTCCGGCCCTTCGTCATGACACGTGCTTCCTTCGCTGGCGGCCAGCGTTACGCCGTCACCTGGACCGGCGATAACTCCTCCACTTGGAACCACTTGCGCGAGACTACCCCGCAGCTTCTCAACCTCGGACTCTCCGGCTTCGCCATGTCTGGAGCGGACGTTGGCGGCTTCGCTGGCTCGCCTCCGGCTGACCTGCTGACCCGCTGGCTGCAGCTTGCCGCCTTCCAGCCCATCGACCGCGACCACTCCGCCAAGGGCACCAATCTGCACGAGCCCTGGGTCGACGGTCCCGAGCATGAGGCCATCCGCCGCCGCTACATAGAAGAACGCTACCGGCTGATGCCCTACCTCTACACCACCGCGGAGGAGATGTCGCGGACCGGCCTGCCCATCACCCGCCCGCTCTTCCTTGAGTTCCCCCACGCCACCACGGACAGCCACCCGCTGGACAACGACGCAACCGGAGAGTTCCTCTTCGGCCCCCGCATCCTGGTGGCCGCAAACCCCTCGCCCGAGGAGGTCGCACCCTACACCGTTCATCTCCCCGAAGGCCTCTGGTACGACTACTGGACCGGCGCAGCGCTCGATCGTCGTGGCTCCATCGGTGCCGCTGACCACGAGATTCGCGATGCGAAGCAGGGCCCGCCGCCGATCATGATCACGCCGAAGCTGGCTGATCTCCCGGTCTACGTTCGCGGCGGCTCGATCATCCCCATGCAGCCGCTGGTGCAGTCCACCAGCGAAACGCCAAACGGCCCGCTGACGCTCCGCGTCTTCCCGCCAGCCACCGGCGAAGCCTGCTCCGGCGACCTGTACACGGACGACGGCCTCACCTTCAACTTCCGCAAGGGCCAGTTCTTCCGCGAGCACTTCACCTGCTCGGCCGCAGCAGACGGATCGCTGACCGTTACGCTCGACGCGCCGAAGGGCAGTTTCAAGCCCTGGTTCCACACTCTGCGGATCGAAGTCGTCGGATCGAAGGCCACAACCGCCACATTGGCAGGAAAATCTCTCTCCCTAGAGCACTCGGAGATTGGCCAGGCCGTAATCTTCACCCCCTCCCAAAAGCCACAAACCATCACCCTGCGCTAGACTCACAGGCCTCAAGCGACACCGTTCCATCGGTGCAGCTTGAGGCCTTCGTCTTTCCAATAGATGCACGGAACATGTACCCTCAGAAGCGAAGATTCTTGCCGCATCAAAAGCTTTTGTAAGGAGTCCCACCCTTGGCCGTTCCTCTCCGAAATCCCAGCGCGCCCGGTTATCGCGAAGACGCATATAGCAAAACCGACACCCGCGCGATGAGCGTGGCCACCGCGCTCTTCTTCATGGTTGGCTTCCTTACGTGTCTTAATGACGTCGTCATTCCGCACCTTAAGAGCATCTTCGAGCTCTCCTATGCCGAAGCCATGCTCGTGCAGTTTGCCTTCTTCATGTCCTACTTCGTCTTCAGCTACCCTGGCGGCAAGCTGGTCGACAAGTTCGGCTACAAGAAAACGATGGTCGCTGGTCTGCTGGTGATGGCGGTCGGCGCGGCTGGCTTCATCCCCGCATCGTACTTCGCGGTCTACGCTATCTTCCTCGGTGCGCTCATCATCCTGGCTGCCGGCATGACGATCGTGCAGGTCGCCGTAAACCCGTACGTCACGGTGATCGGCCCATCCTCCACCGCATCGAGCCGTCTCGTACTGGCCCAGGCATTCAACTCGGTTGGCACGTTCATCGCTCCGCTCATCGGTGCACGCTTCATCCTGAAGGGCATCGGCGAACTGAAGCCCGCGCAGATGCACTCGCTCTCTGCCGCCGCGCTGCAAAGCTACCGCGCGACGCAGGCCTCCTCCGTTCGTATGCCCTACATAGGCATGACGCTCATGCTGGTGCTGCTGGCCGTGGCTCTCGCCACCATCAAGCTGAAGACCACGACCGGCGTCTCCGAGCACACGCAGGACTTCCGTCCCGGCGCCTTCGCGGAAGCGTTGAGCAGCTCGCAAAGCATCTGGTCCAAGCCGTGGCTCATCGGCGGCGCGCTCGGCATCTTTGCTTATGTCGGCGCTGAAGTCTCCATCGGCTCGCTGCTGGTGAACTACATGGGCGAGAAGAGCATCGCAGGCCTGCCGGAAAACCAGGCAGCACAGTTCCTGATGGTCTACTGGGGCGGCGCCATGATCGGCCGCTTCATCGGCTCGGCCATTCTGCAGAAGGTGAAGACAGGTCTCCTGCTTGGCTTTACGGCCATCGTAGCGTTGGCGCTGGTCATCACCAGCATGAACGCTCACGGCTTCACCGGCATCTACGGCACGACGCACATCTTCGCGTACGTCGGCGGTCTGACTCAGACACTCGTGCCGCACTCCGTCGCTATGTGGACGCTGCTCGGCGTTGGCTTCTTCAACTCCGTCATGTTCCCGTCGATCTTCACGCTCGGCATCCAGGACCTCGGCTCGCTTACCTCCAAGGGCTCCAGCCTGATGGTGGCCGCCATCGTCGGCGGCGCGATCCTTCCGCTCACCACCGGCAAGCTGGCCGATCTGCACGGCCCCCAGGCCGCGCTCATCATTCCCGCACTCTGCTACGTGTACATCACCCTTTACGGCCTGATGAGCACACGTCGCCCGCCGGTACTGGAACCAGTCGTCTAACAGCAACGCATCTGCAGCAAAAGGAAGGGAGCGGCTTTCGCCGCTCCCTTCTTTTTGCTCTTCACCCCGATCAAGGGACCTTCACCAGCGACATCGCCACAAAGCCATTCGTCCCAGCGCTCACCGCCACGTTCGTAACAGCCGCAGTGTTCGCAACCTCCAGGGGAGCAAAGCTCACGCTTCCATCCGCCCCGGTTACCGCGGCCGTCTGCGACTTCGTCAGCACAGGAGCAGCCGGGCATCTTCCCTGCGTCGGGCAAGCACCCTCCCAGGCCGTCACCGTCTGCGCGATCGTCACCGCCGCTCCCGGCAGCACATGCCCCGCCGCGTCAGAGACCACGACCACCACCGGCTGAAACGTCGCACTCGACGCTACGCTCTGCCCTGCTCCACTCGCCAGCGACGGCACCCACTGGCTGGCATCGACAGCGATCACCATCCACATCGCGCAGACCGTGCTCCACGCACAGCCCTGTACCTGCGCCGTTCCGCTCGCCAACCCATTCATCCCCACACTCACACTGGCCACACCATTCGCCGCAGTCAGCGAACTTGTCGCACTCAGCGTCAGCCCGGACGAAGCGCTCCACGCCACAGGCACACCGCTCGCGGGGCTGCCGTCCTGCACCGCGTTCAAAACCACCGGCAGCGACACACTGCCGCCAGCCGCAACCCACGCCGCGGTTGCGAGCATCTGCACGCTCCGCACCGGATCAGCATCGGTCACCGCGACCTGCACACTGGCTCCTCCGCTCAACTCTGTGGCCGACAACGTCACCAGCCCAGCCGCCACACCTGCGACCTTGCTCTGCACCAGCCCGTTCGCATCCGCCGTCAGCACGCAGCTCGACGCGACGCCACAGGCTACAAGCGACGCTCCTCCGCTCACGGCAAGGCTCACACTGGCTCCCGCAATCGGCGTAACTCCATCACTCGCCAGCACACGCACCGCGAAAGAAGTCGCCGCCGTCATCCCTGTCGCCAGCGACGCCGGGGCTGAAACCTTCGCGACCGTGTACGCTCCCGCTCCTGCATAGACAAGCGCTCCGGTGATCGACGTTGCCGCCCCCGTCGTCATGTCCGTCACCGCAACAGACACAGGCACACCCGACGTCGCCTTCGCCAACACGCTCGTCGGAGCCACGGCCACAATCGTGTTCGCCGACCAACTCACCACCGAGGCAACCACGCCGTTCACCGTGACACGGTTCCCACTTGCAAAGCCCATCCCCGTAATCGAGATCTGCCCCCCGCTGCTGCTCACCGAAGACGGCGAAACAGCATCGGCGTACATCAGTCGCGCCTTGTAGAGATAATCCGGCCGGCCGTCACCGTAGTAGTCCGCAATCGCCACACGATAGCTTGCATCTGCAGCAGAAGCGGACACCTTCAACTGCGTCAGCCCAGCGACGCTGCCGTTCATGGGCACCGTTGCCGAAGCGACCGTCGGCAACAGTCCACCATCGTCACGCGCTCTCCAGACACCAATCACGGGCTGCGCCTTGTTGGTAGAGGTGTTGCCCTGTTCATCCTGCGCAAGCGTCTCCAGCGTCCAGCTTCGTCCACCGCGTAGCGTTGGCGTAACACTCCACGCCGGGAACTGGCTTCCGCACAGAACATCGCTCCACCATCCGCCCGCAGCCGTCGCCACCGGGTTTCCTTCCGTCCCATTGGTGCTGGTATAGCAACGCTCAGGGCCATCGTTCAGCACCGTTCTCGAGGTCACAGTATCTGTCCCCCCGTAATCACCCCAGGTGATATTTCCGGTGGAAGTTGGCGTCACGGGAGGACGCTGCCAGTTCCCAAGCGCATACTGCCCCGTGTACAGCGGATTAACCGCTTCCGTTTCGATCACATAGCGCACGGCCCCCTCCGTCATGGGCACACGAGCCACGTTGTAATACCCCTGCAGATCGACATTGCTCACCCCCGTATCAAGCTGTTCCGGCGGGGCTCCACTGACCGGATTGCCCGCGTTCTGCCGGAACAGATAGCCCGACACGCTGGAAGCATACTGCCAGTCGCTGGGAACAAACCCCACCATCAGCCGCACATTTACATTCACTGAACCGCTGCCGGTGACGTACCCATCTTCGTTCTGTATCACTCCGTTGAAGCGCACCGCCTGGCTCAGACTCGGAATTTTGCCGTTCGCCTCCGTGGTCACGGGATACAACATGGTCAACGCGCTCAGGTCATCCGCGCGCAGCGTAAACGGATTGGTCATGCAAAGGTACGTATAGCTGCCGCACAGCACATCGATCGGATGCATCACCGGCCAGTACACCACCTGCCGCGCATTTGGCGTAGAAGCCGCCGTGAACACGTTGTCGTTCGTCTGCGACCAACCCAGCCCCAGCACTCGCCCAAACGCACGCATCACCAGGTATTGCAACTGCTTCAGCGAGTCTGTCGACGATGTCACGCACTTGCCGTTCACCACGATCAGCGCATGGTCAATCGTCCCTGCGGCGCCAAAGCCGTCCACACTCTCCAGCACCTCATTCTGCCGACAACTGGAAAGACTGCTCGCCCCCGACCCCAGCAGTAGGTCCGTCACCGAACCATCCGAATCGTAAACGATCGCGATCGGCTTCCCCAGGTAGTTCGAAGCCTGCACGTCCGCCGGAAACACCACTGCCGTGCCGTCAAAGTATGTGTTCCCGCTGCTCACATGCTCACTCAGCGTCCCACCCTGGCTTAGGGTCAGGCTCGCCACCGGCACCGTCCACACCGCTGCCGCAGCCGCCACAACCGCGTCCGCCTGCGCATGGGTCACACTGCTGTTCAGCACTGCGGGGTCCGTGAAGTACAGCACGTTGTTCGTCCGAAACGCCATCGGCTGCCCCGGGTTGGCGTACTGCGCCCCCGTCACAAACCGGGGCCCGCCCGCCAGCGCAGGAACCACCACCATTACAAGAAGAATCGCCGCCAGAAGACGCAGAAACCTACTCATGCGTAGCCTCCAGCATCGGCTGCATCCGCTGTGAAGCCATCGTCACCCCACCGCGAGCAGGCACCCCCTCGGCCGGAAGCTCCTGCACCGGACTACGCCGGTGCGGCGTCCCGGCAACCGGCACCCCCGGCTCCTTCCACGTCGGCTCGCGCCACGCCGCGGCCACCGCAGCCGCCTCCTGCAGCGGCACAAAAGCACTCACCGCCACACTCGCCAGCGGAGTCTCCAGCGAACGCTGCACCCGCGTCGCCAACCGCCGCACATCCACCTGCGGCGCGCTTCCATCTCCAGCCATCACGACCGGCACAACGCCTTCAGCACCATCCACCGGCGAACTCAGCCCAGCCGCGCTCGCAGCCTGGACAAACACCATCGCCCGCTCGCCCACCCAGTACCGCTGCATCCCCACCGGCCACAGCCCAGCCCACTCACGCAGGGTGAACGTAGCCCCCGTTCCATTCCCCATCACATTCTGGTCGACGCGAAAGACCACCTCGACCACGCCACCCTTCCGCGTGATCGACACCACCTGCCCCACAAACGCATTCTCGGCACGCGACGCCAGGCTGCGCAGCGCCGCCCCCACCGAGACGTCCTGCGCCCCAGCCGCAGCGACAGCCACGCCCAACAGCCCTATCCCCACGCACCAGAAAATCCGCTTCAGCATCGCCCGTA carries:
- a CDS encoding IPT/TIG domain-containing protein; the protein is MSRFLRLLAAILLVMVVVPALAGGPRFVTGAQYANPGQPMAFRTNNVLYFTDPAVLNSSVTHAQADAVVAAAAAVWTVPVASLTLSQGGTLSEHVSSGNTYFDGTAVVFPADVQASNYLGKPIAIVYDSDGSVTDLLLGSGASSLSSCRQNEVLESVDGFGAAGTIDHALIVVNGKCVTSSTDSLKQLQYLVMRAFGRVLGLGWSQTNDNVFTAASTPNARQVVYWPVMHPIDVLCGSYTYLCMTNPFTLRADDLSALTMLYPVTTEANGKIPSLSQAVRFNGVIQNEDGYVTGSGSVNVNVRLMVGFVPSDWQYASSVSGYLFRQNAGNPVSGAPPEQLDTGVSNVDLQGYYNVARVPMTEGAVRYVIETEAVNPLYTGQYALGNWQRPPVTPTSTGNITWGDYGGTDTVTSRTVLNDGPERCYTSTNGTEGNPVATAAGGWWSDVLCGSQFPAWSVTPTLRGGRSWTLETLAQDEQGNTSTNKAQPVIGVWRARDDGGLLPTVASATVPMNGSVAGLTQLKVSASAADASYRVAIADYYGDGRPDYLYKARLMYADAVSPSSVSSSGGQISITGMGFASGNRVTVNGVVASVVSWSANTIVAVAPTSVLAKATSGVPVSVAVTDMTTGAATSITGALVYAGAGAYTVAKVSAPASLATGMTAATSFAVRVLASDGVTPIAGASVSLAVSGGASLVACGVASSCVLTADANGLVQSKVAGVAAGLVTLSATELSGGASVQVAVTDADPVRSVQMLATAAWVAAGGSVSLPVVLNAVQDGSPASGVPVAWSASSGLTLSATSSLTAANGVASVSVGMNGLASGTAQVQGCAWSTVCAMWMVIAVDASQWVPSLASGAGQSVASSATFQPVVVVVSDAAGHVLPGAAVTIAQTVTAWEGACPTQGRCPAAPVLTKSQTAAVTGADGSVSFAPLEVANTAAVTNVAVSAGTNGFVAMSLVKVP
- a CDS encoding glycoside hydrolase family 31 protein, producing MRPLNLFSLGLLSFSAALYAQQPTALPASAHTATGLELSGAQLTLRVDALRPDVLRVRIFPNGHPAEDASWAVLPAARTARIQVTSEPDGFATSSLRVSVDPDQKLTVADLDGHILQQDVLPVQWSSDGFRVSKKKTEDDHFFGLGDKMGPLDRVGETFTMWNTDNFGFQESTDPIYKSIPFFLEMHGGRTIGVLFDNTFRTFFDFGRERNDRYTFSAPAGPLDYYLLYGPEPKQVVEDYAWLTGPTPLPPLWALGFQQSRYSYYPQSMVEDVAAHLRRDKIPTDVLWLDIDFQDRNRPFTVDKSRFPDMKGLLGNLDKDGFKTILITDLHIAHVTDGTYLPYTSGHAGDHFVHENGKEYVGPVWPGPSVFPDFTQASSRKWWGTLFAEFLNDGAAGFWNDMNEPAVFRYPSKTMPDDVEHRISGNEAQGFAPRTAFHPEIHNVFGMENSRATMEGLLTLRPNLRPFVMTRASFAGGQRYAVTWTGDNSSTWNHLRETTPQLLNLGLSGFAMSGADVGGFAGSPPADLLTRWLQLAAFQPIDRDHSAKGTNLHEPWVDGPEHEAIRRRYIEERYRLMPYLYTTAEEMSRTGLPITRPLFLEFPHATTDSHPLDNDATGEFLFGPRILVAANPSPEEVAPYTVHLPEGLWYDYWTGAALDRRGSIGAADHEIRDAKQGPPPIMITPKLADLPVYVRGGSIIPMQPLVQSTSETPNGPLTLRVFPPATGEACSGDLYTDDGLTFNFRKGQFFREHFTCSAAADGSLTVTLDAPKGSFKPWFHTLRIEVVGSKATTATLAGKSLSLEHSEIGQAVIFTPSQKPQTITLR
- a CDS encoding sugar MFS transporter, coding for MAVPLRNPSAPGYREDAYSKTDTRAMSVATALFFMVGFLTCLNDVVIPHLKSIFELSYAEAMLVQFAFFMSYFVFSYPGGKLVDKFGYKKTMVAGLLVMAVGAAGFIPASYFAVYAIFLGALIILAAGMTIVQVAVNPYVTVIGPSSTASSRLVLAQAFNSVGTFIAPLIGARFILKGIGELKPAQMHSLSAAALQSYRATQASSVRMPYIGMTLMLVLLAVALATIKLKTTTGVSEHTQDFRPGAFAEALSSSQSIWSKPWLIGGALGIFAYVGAEVSIGSLLVNYMGEKSIAGLPENQAAQFLMVYWGGAMIGRFIGSAILQKVKTGLLLGFTAIVALALVITSMNAHGFTGIYGTTHIFAYVGGLTQTLVPHSVAMWTLLGVGFFNSVMFPSIFTLGIQDLGSLTSKGSSLMVAAIVGGAILPLTTGKLADLHGPQAALIIPALCYVYITLYGLMSTRRPPVLEPVV